From the genome of Thermoflexus hugenholtzii, one region includes:
- a CDS encoding PstS family phosphate ABC transporter substrate-binding protein has protein sequence MKWRSVLSKAAALLVIAAAACQPAATATPPSPSSAQTPARLSGEIKVDGSSTVYPITEAVGEEFQKLHPDVKVVVGISGTGGGFKKFCNGETDISDASRPILQKEIDTCAQNGIEYIELPVAYDALSVVVNPRNDWVACMTVAELKKIWEPDAQGKITRWNQVRPEWPDAPLNLYGAGTDSGTFDYFTEAIVGKAKASRGDYTASEDDNVLVQGVANDQYALGYFGLAYYIENQDKLKAVAIDNGKGCVLPSEETVRNGTYQPLSRPLFIYVSRKAADRPEVEAFVRFYLEKGPALVKQVGYIPLPDAVYQLALKRFEARKVGTLFKGEPPVGLSIEDLLKAEQ, from the coding sequence ATGAAATGGCGTTCCGTTCTCAGCAAGGCTGCGGCGCTGCTGGTGATCGCGGCGGCGGCGTGCCAGCCGGCGGCGACAGCGACTCCCCCGTCCCCTTCTTCAGCTCAGACGCCCGCCCGCCTGAGCGGCGAGATCAAGGTCGACGGGTCCTCCACCGTCTACCCGATCACGGAGGCGGTCGGTGAGGAGTTCCAGAAGCTCCACCCCGACGTGAAGGTGGTGGTGGGGATCTCCGGCACCGGCGGGGGCTTCAAGAAGTTCTGCAACGGCGAGACGGACATCTCGGACGCCTCACGCCCCATCTTGCAGAAGGAGATCGACACCTGCGCCCAGAACGGCATCGAATACATCGAGCTCCCCGTGGCCTATGACGCCCTCTCGGTGGTGGTCAACCCCCGGAACGACTGGGTCGCCTGCATGACCGTGGCGGAATTGAAGAAGATCTGGGAGCCAGACGCCCAGGGGAAGATCACCCGCTGGAACCAGGTGCGGCCGGAGTGGCCGGACGCCCCCCTCAATCTCTACGGCGCGGGCACGGACAGCGGGACCTTCGATTATTTCACCGAGGCCATCGTGGGCAAGGCCAAGGCCAGCCGGGGCGACTACACCGCCAGCGAGGACGACAACGTCCTGGTTCAGGGGGTGGCCAACGATCAATACGCCCTGGGGTATTTCGGCCTCGCCTACTACATCGAGAACCAGGACAAACTGAAGGCGGTCGCCATTGACAACGGGAAGGGCTGCGTGCTCCCCTCGGAGGAGACGGTGCGGAACGGAACCTATCAGCCCCTCTCCCGTCCCCTCTTCATCTACGTGAGCCGCAAGGCCGCGGATCGCCCGGAGGTGGAGGCCTTCGTTCGGTTCTACCTCGAAAAGGGCCCCGCCCTGGTCAAGCAGGTCGGATACATCCCGTTGCCGGATGCGGTTTACCAGCTGGCCCTCAAGCGCTTCGAGGCTCGCAAGGTGGGGACCCTGTTTAAGGGCGAGCCCCCGGTGGGACTGTCGATTGAGGACCTGTTGAAAGCGGAGCAGTGA
- the pstC gene encoding phosphate ABC transporter permease subunit PstC: MAARWREWGELAVQALLFFAAMVSVFTTIGIVAVLLVEALPFFQQVSLKEFLLDPQWTPLFAQKHFGIMPLVAGTFLTSAVALALAMPVGMLSAVYLSEYASPRVRAVLKPALELLAGVPTVVYGYFALLTVTPLLKRIIPDLETFNALSAGLTMGVMIIPLISSLSEDALYAVPSSLREAAYALGATRLEVAVRVVIPAALSGIAASFILAASRAVGETMIVAIAAGQRPTLTLDPRRAIETMTAYIVQVSLGDTPHGTLEFRTIFAVGLVLFLITLVLNLIAMRIIERYREVYR, from the coding sequence ATGGCGGCCCGCTGGCGGGAATGGGGGGAGCTGGCCGTCCAGGCCCTTCTGTTCTTCGCGGCCATGGTCTCCGTCTTCACCACCATCGGCATCGTCGCGGTCCTCCTGGTGGAGGCCCTCCCCTTCTTCCAGCAGGTCTCTCTGAAGGAGTTCCTGCTGGATCCCCAGTGGACGCCGCTGTTCGCCCAGAAACATTTCGGGATCATGCCGCTGGTGGCGGGAACGTTCCTCACCTCGGCGGTGGCGCTGGCCCTGGCCATGCCGGTGGGGATGCTGAGCGCCGTCTATCTCAGCGAATACGCCTCGCCGCGAGTCCGGGCCGTCTTAAAGCCCGCCCTGGAGCTTCTGGCCGGCGTCCCCACCGTGGTCTACGGGTATTTCGCGTTGCTCACCGTTACGCCCCTTCTGAAGCGGATCATCCCGGATCTGGAGACCTTCAACGCCCTCAGCGCCGGCCTGACCATGGGCGTGATGATCATCCCCCTGATCTCCTCCCTGAGCGAGGACGCCCTGTATGCGGTCCCTTCTTCGCTGCGGGAGGCGGCTTACGCCCTGGGTGCCACGCGCCTGGAAGTGGCGGTGCGCGTGGTGATCCCGGCGGCCCTCTCCGGGATCGCGGCCTCGTTCATCCTGGCGGCTTCCCGCGCCGTCGGGGAGACGATGATCGTGGCCATCGCCGCCGGGCAGCGGCCGACGCTGACCCTGGACCCCCGGCGGGCGATCGAGACGATGACCGCCTACATCGTCCAGGTCAGCCTGGGGGACACCCCCCACGGCACCCTGGAGTTCCGCACGATCTTCGCAGTGGGCCTGGTGCTCTTCCTGATCACCCTGGTCCTGAACCTGATTGCCATGAGGATCATTGAACGCTATCGGGAGGTTTATCGGTAG
- the pstA gene encoding phosphate ABC transporter permease PstA, with the protein MGHRQRRELLGKLFEGIALAATVFGLLVLAFLLLDVARRGLGVLSWSFLTSYPSRFPEQAGIRSALLGTIWVMALTALFAVPLGVAAAIYLEEYAPRNQLTRLIELNINNLAGVPSIIYGLLGLELFVRALRLERSILAGALTLSLLVLPILIAASREALRAVPMSLREAAFALGATRWQVIRHQVLPVAFPGILTGMILALSRAIGETAPLITIGALTFIAFDPRSPFDKFTVLPIQIFNWVSRPQAGFHARAAGAILVLLAVLLSMNGLAIYLRYRLQRRYQW; encoded by the coding sequence ATGGGACATCGGCAACGGCGGGAGCTGTTAGGGAAGCTGTTCGAGGGGATCGCGCTGGCGGCCACGGTCTTCGGCTTGCTGGTCCTGGCTTTCCTGCTGCTCGATGTGGCCCGCCGGGGGCTGGGGGTGCTCTCCTGGTCCTTCCTCACTTCCTATCCCTCCCGGTTCCCGGAGCAGGCGGGGATCCGCTCGGCGCTGCTGGGGACCATCTGGGTCATGGCGCTGACGGCGCTCTTCGCGGTGCCCCTGGGGGTGGCGGCCGCCATCTACCTGGAGGAATACGCGCCCCGCAACCAGCTGACCCGGCTCATCGAGCTGAACATCAACAACCTGGCCGGCGTGCCTTCGATCATTTACGGCCTGCTGGGGCTGGAGCTGTTCGTCCGGGCGCTGCGGCTGGAGCGCAGCATCCTGGCCGGCGCCCTCACCCTCAGCCTGCTCGTCCTGCCCATCCTGATCGCCGCCTCCCGGGAGGCGCTGCGGGCGGTTCCGATGAGCCTGCGGGAGGCCGCCTTCGCCCTGGGGGCCACCCGCTGGCAGGTGATCCGTCATCAGGTGCTGCCGGTGGCCTTCCCCGGCATCCTCACCGGGATGATCCTGGCCCTCTCCCGGGCCATCGGGGAGACGGCCCCGCTGATCACCATCGGGGCCCTGACCTTCATCGCCTTCGATCCCCGGAGCCCCTTCGACAAGTTCACGGTGCTTCCCATCCAGATCTTCAACTGGGTCTCTCGACCCCAGGCGGGCTTCCACGCCCGCGCGGCGGGGGCCATCCTGGTGTTGCTGGCGGTTTTGCTGTCTATGAACGGGCTGGCCATCTATCTTCGCTATCGCCTGCAGCGGCGCTATCAGTGGTGA
- the pstB gene encoding phosphate ABC transporter ATP-binding protein PstB: MEEIVLETQNLTVYYDGRPAIEGISMKIPRRRITAIIGPSGCGKSTLLRCFNRMNDLIPSARVTGRVLFEGLDLYGPDVDVVEVRRRIGMVFQKPNPFPKSIYENVAFGPRIQGIRDRRKLDEIVERCLRAAALWDEVKDKLHQNALTLSGGQQQRLCIARALATEPEVLLMDEPASALDPIATMKIEDLMRELAREYTIVIVTHNMQQAARVSDYTAFMLAGEDRVGRLIEFGPTQQIFTRPRDRRTEDYITGRFG, from the coding sequence ATGGAGGAGATCGTCCTGGAGACGCAGAACCTCACCGTCTACTACGACGGCCGTCCGGCCATCGAGGGGATCTCCATGAAGATCCCCCGCCGGCGGATCACGGCGATCATCGGACCCTCCGGGTGCGGCAAAAGCACCCTGCTGCGTTGCTTCAACCGGATGAACGACCTCATCCCCTCCGCCCGCGTGACCGGCCGGGTCCTGTTTGAGGGCCTCGACCTCTACGGCCCGGATGTGGATGTGGTGGAGGTGCGGCGGCGCATCGGGATGGTTTTCCAGAAGCCGAACCCCTTCCCCAAGAGCATTTATGAGAACGTGGCCTTCGGCCCGCGCATCCAGGGGATCCGGGACCGACGCAAGCTGGACGAGATCGTGGAGCGCTGTCTGCGAGCGGCGGCCCTGTGGGATGAGGTCAAGGACAAGCTGCACCAGAACGCCCTGACCCTCTCCGGCGGCCAGCAGCAGCGCCTGTGCATCGCCCGGGCCCTGGCCACCGAACCCGAGGTGCTGCTGATGGACGAGCCGGCCTCCGCCCTGGACCCCATCGCCACCATGAAGATCGAGGACCTGATGCGGGAGCTGGCCCGGGAATACACCATCGTGATCGTCACCCACAACATGCAGCAGGCCGCCCGGGTGAGCGATTACACCGCCTTCATGCTGGCCGGGGAGGATCGGGTGGGGCGGCTCATCGAGTTCGGGCCCACCCAGCAGATCTTCACCCGCCCGAGGGATCGACGCACGGAGGACTACATCACCGGACGGTTCGGATGA